A stretch of DNA from Streptomyces gobiensis:
CATGGGGGCGTTCGCGGCGCTGTATGTGATCAGCCGCTTCGAGGTCTCGGCGGCGACCGGGTCGGCAACGCTCACCGCGTTCACCGCGGGCGGCGTCGTCGGCACACTCGCCGGTGGCTGGAGCGCCGAGCGCTGGGGCCGTCTGACGGCCCTGCGGTACGGCTACCTGATCTCCGCGCTGGCGGTCACCGGCGTCGTCCTCATGCCGCATATCGCCGGGGTGCTGGTCTGCGTATTCATATACGGAACGGTGCTGTTCGTACCCTTCGCCGCGCAGGTCACCCTGGCGCAGGACTATCTGCCTCACCGCATCGGCACGGCGAGCGGCCTGACCCTGGGGGTGACCATGTCGGCGGGCGGCCTGCTCTCGCCGCTCTTCGGCCTGCTCGCCGACGGCTGGGGAGTGCGGCCCGTACTGGCCACCCTGATCGGCGTTCTCCTGGTGCCCGCGGCCCTCGCCTGGCGGCTTCCCGAGCCTCGCTCAACCCCCGCGCCCGCGCCGGCGGCACCCGCTGGTGCTGACCGGTAGCACCTCACTACGACCACGCAAGGGAGAGACGATGACGACCACGGTGCACGGTCTGTCCGGGCTGCCGGAGCTCGCGGGCAGCAGCCTGGGCCCGACCGAGTGGGTGCGGGTCGACCGGGACCGCGTGGCATCCTTCGCCCACGCCACCGACGGCCAGGTGAACGCCCACGATGGCGAAGGAGACGGCGAAGAGGGCGGCGGAGGGGCCCCGTTGGGCGGGCCCGTCGCGGATGGATTCCACACGCTGGGGCTCATCGGCACGCTGTTCGACCGGCTGCTGGAGTTCCAGGAGATCCGGATGAACGTGATCTACGGACTGAACCGGGTCCGGCTGCCCAGCCCGCTGCCGGTCGGCGCACGGGTGCGGCTGCACGCCGAGATCGCCGAGGTGACGGAGGCCGGCGGCGGAGCCATGGAGATGGTCGTCAACGGCACCGTGGAGATCGAGGACGAGCCCAAACCGGCGTGTGTCGCGCAGGTGCTGTACCGGATCTACGACTGACCCGCCCCTCCGGCAGGCGGTCCTGCGGCAGGCGGTCCTGCGGCCGGAGGGCCACCACAGACATCGAGTACCGATTCCACGACCGAAGGGAACGCTCAGCCATGCCCGTCTACGCGCTTGGCCACCTGGAACCACAGATCCACCCCGACGCCTATGTGCACCCCGACGCGACGGTGATCGGCGATGTGCGCCTGGGCGCGTACGCGTCGGTCTGGCCGCAGGCAGTGCTGCGCGCTGACGACGGCCGGGTCGAGGTGGGAGCGCGTACGAACATCCAGGACGGCAGCGTCATCCATGCCGCGCCGGAAACACCCGCCGTCATCGGCTCCGGAACGGTCGTGGGGCACTGCGTGCATATCGAGGGCGCGCGGGTCGGCGATGGCTGCCTCATCGCCTCCGGCTCGGTCGTGCTCAACTCCACCGTGGTGGAGGACCGCGCCATGGTCGCAGCGGGCGCGGTCATCACCTTCGACGGGCGGGTGCCCACAGGACATATCGCGATGGGCGTACCGGCGAAGAACCGGGAGAACACGATGTTCCCCATCGAGAGCGTGACGGAAATCGTCGAGGACTACGTCAAAGCCGCGCAACGGTTCCGGACCGGCCTGCGCAGGATGGCGTGACCCATGAATTCCACGGAAGCCTAAACCAGCCGGAAGCTGAGGGGGAGCGATGTCGGACCTGCCAAGTCACCTGCCAAGTCACCATCCTTGCGTGAAAATCATCCGCTGGCCGCTGGAGGAAGGCAAGCGGGAACGATGCCGGAAATCCGGGGAGCTGAGGCTGTTAGTCGTCGAGGGCGGCGTCGACGCACCGATATGCGCGGACATCCGGGAGGACTGGATACGGGCGCCTTCCACGCGCGAGGACGTGCAGGCCCGTATCGCCATGCTGCAGGCCAGAAACCTGGGGTACTGCCTGCCGCAGGTCGACCCTGCCGGCATCGTACGCTGCGGCCCGCGCTCCGTGGCCGTCTCACCGACCGAGGCGGAACTGGTCAGGCTGCTGACCGTTCATTTCGGAGAGATGGTGCCGCGTGAATCCCTGAGAAAGCGACTGTGCGGGGGGAATCGCCGGGTGAGCCGGAACGCACTCGATCTGCACATCATGAGGATCCGTCGCCGAATCGCCCCGCTACGGCTTGAAATCCGGACGGCCTGGGGACGCGGCTACACGCTCACCACCGGCGAAAGCGAGGGCATCGAGCCGGTCCTGCCGGACAGCGGACGCCGGAACAGAGGCGCCCTTCCGGGAATTCCACGGAGCGATGCCCGGGCACCGGGCAGGCCATGCGAGGAATCCAGCCGTTGAGAACGGCCCGTCGCAACGGAGGCGCGGATGCGTAACGAAGCACTGGAGAAAATGATCGTCGGGGACATGCTCAGTACGCGGGCACAGACTCACCGTAATGAGACGTTCCTGAAATTCCATGAAGGCGACCTCAGTTACGGTGAGGTCGACCAGATGACCAACCGGATGGCCCAGGGGCTCGCGGCGCTCGGTGTCGACCGAGGCGACCATGTAGCGGTCATGCTCCCGAACTGCCCCGAACTCCTCTACACCATCTTCGCGCTGAGCAAGCTCGGCGCCGTGGCCGTGCCCGTGAACACGGCCCTGTGCGGCAACTTACTCCGCCGCACGCTGTCCGGCTCCAACTCCTCATTCCTCGTCGTGGACGCCCCGTACGCCGAGGAGTTGCCCGCGCTGACGCCTTGCCTGCCCGGACTGAAGCAGATCGTCGTGCGCACCCGGGACAGCGCGCGGTTGCCCTCCGGACACCTGGGCAAGCCGGCCGTCTCCCTGTCCAGCCTGCTGTCATACGGCGCCGACGCCCCCCGTGCGGATGTGGCGTTCTGCGACCTGCAGGCGATCATGTACACCTCGGGGACGACGGGCCCGTCCAAGGGCGCCATGGTCTCCCACGCGCTGGCACTGACCTGCGCCCTGGACTCGCTGGACTTCCTGGACCGGTGGGGCAAGACGACCTACTGCCCGCTGCCCCTGTTCCATGCGGCGGGCCTGTGGGACGGAGTGCTGTCGGCGCTGCTGTCCGGCAGTCCCGTCGCCATCGCCGACCGGTTCCATGTGACCAGGTTCTGGGACGATGTGCGGCACTTCGGCGCCCAGGCCGCGCTGAGCGTGTTCTCGATGATCCCGATGCTGCTCAACCAGGAGCCGAGCGAGCGGGACAAGGACCATCCCCTGGAAGTCTTCTATATGGGCAAGTCGGTCCTCGATGAGCCGCTGTACGACAGGTTCGGTGTCCGCTCGGCGGAGACCTACACCAGCACCGAGGTCGGCATCGCCACCGG
This window harbors:
- a CDS encoding helix-turn-helix domain-containing protein; amino-acid sequence: MKIIRWPLEEGKRERCRKSGELRLLVVEGGVDAPICADIREDWIRAPSTREDVQARIAMLQARNLGYCLPQVDPAGIVRCGPRSVAVSPTEAELVRLLTVHFGEMVPRESLRKRLCGGNRRVSRNALDLHIMRIRRRIAPLRLEIRTAWGRGYTLTTGESEGIEPVLPDSGRRNRGALPGIPRSDARAPGRPCEESSR
- a CDS encoding AMP-binding protein: MRNEALEKMIVGDMLSTRAQTHRNETFLKFHEGDLSYGEVDQMTNRMAQGLAALGVDRGDHVAVMLPNCPELLYTIFALSKLGAVAVPVNTALCGNLLRRTLSGSNSSFLVVDAPYAEELPALTPCLPGLKQIVVRTRDSARLPSGHLGKPAVSLSSLLSYGADAPRADVAFCDLQAIMYTSGTTGPSKGAMVSHALALTCALDSLDFLDRWGKTTYCPLPLFHAAGLWDGVLSALLSGSPVAIADRFHVTRFWDDVRHFGAQAALSVFSMIPMLLNQEPSERDKDHPLEVFYMGKSVLDEPLYDRFGVRSAETYTSTEVGIATGSPYGEWKLGSCGQAHEERFEVSVVDELDRPVGPGEPGELVVRPRQPYIITGGYYGAPEATAHSFRNMWFHTGDRVWRDADGYFYFLDRMKDAIRRRGENISAFDLECEVNLHPAVLECAAFGVPSELEEEDVKLAVVVRPGATLDTAELADFCEKRLPRHMVPRYVEFLDELPRTPTDKVAKHRLRAEGAHGITSGCWDRYAQRARRPAAAVPQEGRA
- a CDS encoding MaoC/PaaZ C-terminal domain-containing protein: MTTTVHGLSGLPELAGSSLGPTEWVRVDRDRVASFAHATDGQVNAHDGEGDGEEGGGGAPLGGPVADGFHTLGLIGTLFDRLLEFQEIRMNVIYGLNRVRLPSPLPVGARVRLHAEIAEVTEAGGGAMEMVVNGTVEIEDEPKPACVAQVLYRIYD
- a CDS encoding gamma carbonic anhydrase family protein; the protein is MPVYALGHLEPQIHPDAYVHPDATVIGDVRLGAYASVWPQAVLRADDGRVEVGARTNIQDGSVIHAAPETPAVIGSGTVVGHCVHIEGARVGDGCLIASGSVVLNSTVVEDRAMVAAGAVITFDGRVPTGHIAMGVPAKNRENTMFPIESVTEIVEDYVKAAQRFRTGLRRMA